The Caenorhabditis elegans chromosome II genome has a segment encoding these proteins:
- the ZK1307.8 gene encoding Glucosidase 2 subunit beta (Confirmed by transcript evidence), with protein MLPKILIFLLPAFLAAEDVTQRQLKPVKGVPHSRLNLYQPSTTDTFRCLDGSQTILYSQLNDDYCDCKDGSDEPGTSACGNAFFYCSNVGHKGNFIPTNRVNDKLCDCCDGSDEYDSGVDCPNICDELGRAARIEHEKVANIARKGYQKRQELAKEGQALRDSKLKDVEPLRQERALLEPDRVKFEGEKKVAEDAERKLQDEHRNQWESVKNEKKKLRAAEWFDELDLDKNGKIDKEELRQNIFLDDDNDGFVSEDEVKAYHTVDEADLEHFQSLMYDRLKTAKRTHLDDIRHKEEEEKERAKALENAPDDDDLLAEEDRHDAEGSEDIAHPDEDDEKMPDYPPEVQQLTEKAREARRLFDEVNTKVQDLDAKIREAEDFANSDYGEDSAWAALKDKCFDRNVQQYTYQFCPFGQNTQKDTGAYSGTSLGSFKEWSGPEGNKYSKMHFGDGQQCWNGPKRSTDITIECGEENELVEVTEPAKCEYLFTFRTPLACADPDKEVVHEEL; from the exons ATgcttccaaaaatattaatattcctACTGCCTGCATTTTTAGCAGCTGAAGACGTCACTCAGAGACAACTGAAACCGGTAAAGGGAGTTCCTCATTCTC gtcTCAACCTGTACCAACCTTCCACAACTGACACCTTCCGATGCTTGGACGGATCCCAAACAATTCTCTATTCCCAATTAAACGATGACTATTGCGATTGTAAAGATGGAAGTGATGAGCCCGGAACTTCTGCTTGTGGAAACGCTTTTTTCTACTGCTCCAATGTCGGTCATAAAGGAAATTTCATTCCAACTAACCGAGTAAATGATAAACTTTGCGATTGCTGTGATGGAAGTGACGAGTATGATTCTGGTGTCGATTGCCCAAACATTTGTGATGAACTAGGCAGAGCAGCTAGAATTGAACatgaaaaagttgcaaataTAGCTAGAAAAGGATACCAGAAGCGTCAAGAGTTGGCTAAGGAAGGACAAGCTTTGAGAGATTCTAAGCTGAAGGATGTCGAGCCACTTAGACAAGAAAGAGCACTTTTGGAGCCGGATCGTGTGAAGTTTGAAGGAGAGAAAAAGGTTGCGGAAGATGCAGAGAGAAAGTTGCAAGATGAACATAGAAATCAATGGGaatcagtgaaaaatgaaaagaagaagttgAGAGCAGCAGAATGGTTCGATGAGTTGGATTTGGATAagaatggaaaaatcgataaagaaGAGCTCAGacagaatatatttttagacgATGATAATGATGGATTCGTTAGTGAAGATGAGGTTAAAGCATATCACACAGTTG atgaAGCTGATTTGGAGCACTTCCAGTCACTCATGTACGATCGACTGAAAACTGCTAAACGCACTCATCTTGACGACATCCGACacaaagaagaagaggaaaaggaAAGAGCTAAAGCTTTAGAAAATGCTCCAGATGACGATGATCTTCTAGCAGAAGAAGACAGACACGATGCTGAAGGTTCGGAGGATATTGCCCACCCAGATGAGGATGACGAGAAGATGCCAGACTATCCACCAGAAGTTCAACAATTAACTGAAAAAGCACGTGAAGCACGTCGACTATTCGATGAAGTTAATACGAAAGTTCAAGACCTTGACGCAAAGATTCGTGAAGCTGAAGACTTTGCTAACTCAGATTATGGCGAGGACAGCGCGTGGGCTGCACTTAAAgacaaatgttttgatagaaatGTCCAACAGTACACATATCAATTCTGTCCATTTGGACAAAATACTCAAAAAGATACGGGCGCCTACAGTGGAACTTCACTTGGAAGTTTCAAGGAATGGAGTGGCCCAGAAGGAAATAAGTACTCCAAGATGCATTTTGGAGATGGACAACAGTGTTGGAATGGACCAAAGAGGAGCACTGAT atcaccATTGAATGCGGAGAAGAAAATGAGCTTGTTGAAGTCACGGAGCCAGCAAAATGCGAGTATCTCTTCACCTTCCGAACTCCATTGGCATGTGCTGATCCTGACAAGGAAGTTGTTCACGAGGAACTTTAA
- the T15H9.4 gene encoding uncharacterized protein (Partially confirmed by transcript evidence), translating to MQLKRKNSVFIDPRIQEVAGPCEPSDNGNNEEEDKIISIRATASSASITKESVPEAPPTHFIPVVVTVEPDAWEKFRDIIQVNRNIVIVKVGRWLMSSFMPGDQISLVNGTAIWNSDDLENQVRGPKKETKTEVTVIRVWNLKCLTDIQLDKLLVPPEEQLHYFSVKVYSSKGTIGLKLCLDKKRVLVELIRAKTPVNSALLVGDQILGINDELLTAKSKRALRKQVAEVMKKSIKKQGFAEIIACRQVIARSSPAPSLEAELSEKFANYAVGVEKGTRIEKKDSSETNSLPLHSDALEIALRELACLKQWIVESSTEVPPCDKGPTLMIDPPTAPGSAEGCPPPLVKAKSTTNAIERSVYFPLSTTAAVAILVSTPKKRSIFRQQDRNSAINFAEQPDHEKITSDIPEEDDLKKCEPMSGIAAYIKKKFN from the exons ATGCAGCTGAAAAGAAAGAATAGCGTTTTCATCGATCCAAGAATTCAAGAAGTTGCTGGTCCTTGTGAACCAAGTGATAATGGCAataatgaagaagaagataaGATTATCAGTATCCGTGCAACTGCATCCAGTGCCAGCATTACCAAAGAGTCTGTACCAGAAGCCCCACCAACTCACTTTATTCCTGTCGTAGTGACGGTTGAGCCAGATGCCTGGGAGAAGTTTCGAGACATTATTCAAGTCAACAGGAACATAGTTATCGTGAAAGTTGGGAGGTGGTTGATGTCTAGTTTCATGCCAGGAGATCAGATATCACTTGTTAATGGAACTGCCATTTGGAATTCTGATGATCTTGAAAACCAAGTTCGCGGTCCGAAGAaggaaacaaaaactgaagttACAGTAATCCGTGTGTGGAATTTGAAATGCCTTACTGACATTCAGTTGGATAAGCTTCTTGTTCCACCAGAAGAGCAACTTCATTACTTTTCTGTAAAAGTTTACTCATCAAAAGGAACTATTGGATTGAAGTTGTGTTTGGACAAGAAACGAGTGCTCGTGGAACTT attcGTGCCAAGACCCCAGTCAATTCAGCTCTACTCGTTGGAGATCAAATCTTGGGGATAAATGACGAGCTTCTGACTGCAAAAAGCAAGAGAGCTTTGAGAAAGCAAGTAGCAGAAGTAATGAAGAAGAGCATCAAGAAACAAGGATTCGCAGA aatCATTGCTTGCCGTCAAGTCATCGCTCGAAGCTCCCCAGCACCAAGTTTGGAGGCGGAACTGTCCGAGAAGTTTGCGAACTATGCAGTTGGAGTAGAGAAAGGAACAAGAATTGAGAagaaag ACTCCAGTGAAACAAACAGTCTTCCATTGCATTCCGATGCTTTGGAGATTGCATTGCGGGAGTTGGCATGCTTGAAGCAATGGATTGTAGAAAGTTCCACTGAAGTT CCACCGTGCGACAAGGGGCCTACTCTCATGATCGATCCACCAACTGCGCCTGGCTCTGCCGAAGGATGCCCACCTCCATTAGTGAAGGCCAAATCCACAACAAATGCAATCGAGCGATCGGTTTACTTCCCGTTAAGCACAACTGCTGCTGTTGCGATTCTTGTAAGCACTCCAAAGAAGCGAAGCATTTTTAGACAACAGGACAGGAATTCGGCTATCAATTTTGCG GAGCAGCCCGACCACGAAAAGATCACATCGGATATTCCTGAAGAGGATGACCTGAAGAAATGCGAGCCTATGTCTGGAATTGCTGCATACATtaagaaaaagttcaattag
- the dnj-20 gene encoding DnaJ homolog dnj-20 (Confirmed by transcript evidence): MEIQHLDGHIVKVQRDKVTWPGARLRKKDEGMPSLEDNNKKGMLVVTFDVEFPKTELSDEQKAQIIEILQQNTVKPKAYNGL, from the exons ATGGAAATTCAACATCTCGACGGGCACATTGTCAAGGTTCAAAGAGATAAG GTAACCTGGCCAGGGGCCCGTCTTCGTAAGAAGGACGAAGGAATGCCATCCCTTGAAGATAACAACAAGAAGGGTATGCTTGTCGTCACTTTTGATGTTGAATTCCCCAAGACGGAGCTGTCGGACGAACAGAAAGCGCAGATCATCGAGATTCTTCAACAAAACACCGTGAAGCCCAAAGCGTACAACGGCCTCTAA
- the hal-3 gene encoding uncharacterized protein (Confirmed by transcript evidence) produces the protein MAAAKRKLVFDSPNESSVNFETSPNFPKEWKIDGMDIENRIRNFRDELQAQGLCPVGSAGIDPKSKFRTEYRRIVNANTILTDVLRLQQKEGEWLKNASGLLEYDIQSLHARRDHLDNAVEQLKSQLSRLDSSVAILKSQQMAVKSVLELREDEYLADDADSNLPDEFLKFSKISKLCAASLQSYENVKKRNEEMQKELIAERNRQRKLHDATMKMMEEKERVRVEQLEDLFKDFSLEQLTRLRDRIRQAQK, from the exons atggcggcagcaaaaagaaaattagtaTTCGATTCTCCAAACGAATCATCAGTAAACTTCGAAACGTCTCCCAATTTTCCGAAAGAG tggaaaattgaCGGAATGGACATTGAAAACCGAATCAGAAATTTCCGCGATGAGCTGCAGGCACAAGGATTATGCCCCGTTGGGAGTGCTGGAATCGATCCGAAATCCAAGTTCCGCACAG aatatCGGCGTATTGTCAATGCTAACACAATTCTAACCGACGTGCTTCGTCTTCAACAGAAAGAGGGCGAGTGGT tgaaaaatgccAGTGGACTTTTGGAGTATGATATTCAGTCCCTTCATGCTCGACGCGATCACCTTGACAATGCCGTGGAGCAGTTGAAGAGCCAATTGAGCCGGCTTGA TTCGAGCGTCGCAATTCTGAAATCCCAACAAATGGCCGTGAAGAGTGTTTTGGAGTTGAGAGAGGACGAATATCTCGCTGATGATGCGGATTCCAATTTGCctgatgaatttttgaaatttagcaaAATCAGCAAGTTATGT GCCGCTTCTCTCCAATCGTacgaaaatgtaaaaaaacgaaacgaagaaatgcaaaaagagCTGATTGCCGAACGAAATCGGCAACGAAAGCTTCACGACGCGACAATGAAAATGATGGAAGAAAAGGAAAGGGTTCGAGTTGAACAGTTGGAAGATTTGTTCAAAGACTTCTCATTGGAACAACTTACACGGCTCAGGGATCGAATTCGTCaggcacaaaaataa
- the T15H9.5 gene encoding uncharacterized protein (Confirmed by transcript evidence), with translation MLCAKNKKDPKPPPASFSETSKVQNVQNTQPKPAAPSQMSIDESHSKNQKLPSAEKSVEECKKPVSPEKKKSPIKVLSEKKLKSKKKEEDKEPDEKVEKDVKKEVKADNNEPLVKNLKIAKKEQEEENPKTDLESHKDEAEAKKKESRRQKKMRNKNSKEGSVEKMEKSEKAY, from the exons ATGCTCtgtgccaaaaataaaaaggatcCGAAGCCACCACCAGCATCGTTTTCAGAGACTTCAAAA GTTCAAAATGTCCAGAACACACAACCGAAACCTGCAGCACCATCACAAATGTCGATTGATGAATCCCACTCGAAGAATCAAAAACTACCGTCTGCTGAGAAATCTGTGGAAGAATGTAAGAAGCCAGTTTCgcctgaaaagaaaaagtcgCCGATAAAGGTTTTGAGtgagaagaaattgaaatcgaagaaaaaggAGGAG GACAAGGAACCGGACGAAAAAGTGGAGAAAGATGTGAAAAAGGAAGTCAAGGCTGATAACAACGAACCTCTTgtaaagaatctgaaaattgcgaaGAAAGAGCAAGAAGAGGAAAATCCGAAGACAGACTTGGAGTCTCATAAAGATGAAGCTGAAGCCAAGAAGAAAGAATCAAGACGGCAAAAGAAGATGAGGAATAAGAATTCAAAGGAGGGAAGtgtggaaaaaatggagaagtcTGAAAAAGCTTATTGA
- the dnj-20 gene encoding DnaJ homolog dnj-20 (Confirmed by transcript evidence) encodes MRILNVSLLVLASSLVAFVECGRDFYKILGVAKNANANQIKKAYRKLAKELHPDRNQDDEMANEKFQDLSSAYEVLSDKEKRAMYDRHGEEGVAKMGGGGGGGHDPFSSFFGDFFGGGGGHGGEEGTPKGADVTIDLFVTLEEVYNGHFVEIKRKKAVYKQTSGTRQCNCRHEMRTEQMGQGRFQMFQVKVCDECPNVKLVQENKVLEVEVEVGADNGHQQIFHGEGEPHIEGDPGDLKFKIRIQKHPRFERKGDDLYTNVTISLQDALNGFEMEIQHLDGHIVKVQRDKVTWPGARLRKKDEGMPSLEDNNKKGMLVVTFDVEFPKTELSDEQKAQIIEILQQNTVKPKAYNGL; translated from the exons ATGCGGATATTGAACGTTTCCCTACTGGTCTTGGCCTCATCCCTGGTCGCTTTTGTCGAGTGTGGAagggatttttataaaattttgggtGTCGCAAAAAATGCCAATGCTAATCAGATTAAAAag GCCTATCGAAAATTAGCAAAAGAATTACACCCCGATAGGAACCAGGACGATGAAATGGCAAATGAGAAATTCCAAGATTTATCGTCGGCTTACGAG gtacTTTCTGATAAAGAAAAACGAGCAATGTACGATCGACATGGAGAAGAAGGTGTTGCGAAAAtgggtggtggtggtggtggaggccATGATCCATTCTCATCATTCTTCGGAGACTTCTTCGGTGGCGGAGGTGGTCATGGAGGTGAAGAAGGAACTCCAAAG ggaGCTGATGTGACAATCGACTTGTTCGTCACGCTGGAAGAGGTGTACAATGGACATTTTGTCGAG atcaaaCGTAAAAAGGCGGTTTACAAGCAAACGTCAGGAACTCGTCAATGTAACTGCCGTCACGAGATGCGTACCGAACAAATGGGACAGGGAAGGTTCCAAATGTTCCAAGTGAAAGTTTGTGACGAGTGCCCAAATGTGAAGCTGGTTCAGGAGAATAAAGTTTTGGAG GTTGAAGTGGAGGTTGGAGCCGATAATGGTCATCAACAAATTTTCCACGGAGAGGGAGAACCACACATTGAAGGAGATCCAGGAGatttgaaattcaagattCGAATTCAGAAGCATCCAAG GTTCGAACGCAAGGGTGATGATCTGTACACAAATGTGACAATTTCACTTCAAGACGCGCTCAACGGCTTCGAAATGGAAATTCAACATCTCGACGGGCACATTGTCAAGGTTCAAAGAGATAAG GTAACCTGGCCAGGGGCCCGTCTTCGTAAGAAGGACGAAGGAATGCCATCCCTTGAAGATAACAACAAGAAGGGTATGCTTGTCGTCACTTTTGATGTTGAATTCCCCAAGACGGAGCTGTCGGACGAACAGAAAGCGCAGATCATCGAGATTCTTCAACAAAACACCGTGAAGCCCAAAGCGTACAACGGCCTCTAA
- the pap-2 gene encoding Poly(A) polymerase (Confirmed by transcript evidence), which translates to MQSVNNATSSTPIFGVSQPISTAFPKANDVALTSSLQSSLEEFKSFESKQETLLRIKVLKNLDGLVKDWVQKTTISRIPKDQMFNAGGKLIPFGSYRLGVHSSGADIDSIVVAPRHITRSDFFNSFKDILAKNPEVTELCAVEKAFVPIMTLKYSGVDIDILFARLALKSVPEDLNILDDSLLKNLDEESVRSLNGCRVAEQLLKLVPHQKNFCITLRAIKLWAKNHGIYSNSMGFFGGITWAILVARICQLYPNAAPSRLIQKVFFIFSTWNWPAPVLLDYINCDRTDLAQLNQLVWDPRRNHADRYHLMPIITPAFPQQNSTHNVSRSSMKVIQDEMKKALIICDKIHEGTLEWRDLLEEINFFSKYHHFIALKLKAESVKEELAFGGFFESRIRQLVQILEKNQVIQVAQINPRKFKDVKDPKKSIWFIGLEFVANVKNVDLTSDIQQFKMNIDRQSMSVKEIAAGCQVETDFTYEKRSNLINIISKKDLSCQRIMKKTEVSVPVTKDSRNLKRHILDEAPTVQKKHKLDVLEKSTVDSLLSTLKKNTSHA; encoded by the coding sequence ATGCAATCTGTGAATAATGCAACCTCTTCCACGCCAATCTTCGGAGTTTCTCAACCGATCTCCACAGCTTTCCCAAAGGCCAATGACGTTGCGTTGACGAGCTCTCTGCAATCTTCTCTCGAggaattcaaaagtttcgaGTCAAAACAAGAAACTCTTCTAAGaatcaaagttttaaaaaatcttgatgGATTGGTGAAGGATTGGGTCCAGAAGACTACCATTTCAAGGATTCCAAAGGATCAAATGTTCAATGCTGGTGGAAAGCTAATTCCATTTGGATCTTATCGACTTGGAGTACACAGCAGTGGAGCGGATATCGACAGTATTGTAGTTGCACCGAGGCATATCACCCGATCCGATTTCTTCAATTCATTCAAGGATATTCTTGCGAAGAATCCAGAAGTCACAGAGTTATGTGCAGTCGAAAAGGCATTTGTCCCAATCATGACACTGAAGTACTCTGGAGTGGACATCGATATCCTGTTTGCAAGACTCGCATTGAAATCTGTTCCAGAGGATCTAAATATTCTCGATGATTCACTTTTGAAGAATCTCGACGAGGAAAGTGTTCGAAGTCTCAATGGATGCAGAGTAGCCGAGCAACTCCTGAAGCTTGTTCCACACCAGAAGAACTTTTGTATCACACTTCGAGCAATCAAGCTGTGGGCAAAAAACCATGGGATCTACTCGAATTCAATGGGATTCTTTGGAGGAATTACTTGGGCAATTCTTGTCGCAAGAATATGCCAATTGTATCCAAATGCTGCTCCATCAAGACTGATTCAAAAGgtattcttcattttctcaacATGGAATTGGCCAGCACCGGTGCTCCTCGACTACATTAACTGTGATCGTACGGATTTGGCACAGCTCAACCAACTTGTCTGGGATCCAAGAAGAAACCATGCTGATCGATACCATTTGATGCCAATTATTACTCCTGCATTTCCACAGCAAAACTCCACACACAATGTCTCAAGATCAAGTATGAAAGTGATTCAAGATGAGATGAAGAAAGCTTTGATTATCTGCGACAAGATCCACGAAGGAACATTGGAGTGGCGTGATTTGCTTGAagaaatcaactttttcagtaaatatCATCATTTTATTGCACTGAAATTGAAGGCTGAATCTGTGAAGGAGGAGCTGGCATTCGGTGGATTCTTCGAGTCAAGAATCCGGCAACTTGtgcaaattttggagaaaaaccAGGTGATTCAAGTGGCTCAAATCAATCCAAGAAAGTTCAAGGATGTGAAGGATCCGAAGAAGTCGATTTGGTTCATCGGATTGGAGTTTGTTGCAAATGTGAAGAACGTTGATTTGACTAGTGATATCCAGCAGTTCAAAATGAATATCGATCGTCAATCAATGTCTGTGAAGGAGATTGCAGCAGGTTGTCAAGTGGAGACGGATTTCACATACGAGAAGAGGTCAAATTTAATCAATATCATCTCCAAGAAGGATCTCAGTTGTCAAAGAATCATGAAGAAGACGGAAGTTTCTGTTCCAGTGACCAAAGATTCCAGAAACCTGAAGCGACATATTCTCGATGAAGCTCCAACTGTTCAAAAGAAGCATAAGCTGGATGTTTTGGAAAAGTCAACTGTGGATTCCTTG
- the hlh-6 gene encoding Helix-loop-helix protein 6 (Confirmed by transcript evidence), whose amino-acid sequence MSISQNNFLTMFPVTYTFENGVYSTIINQNTIQTPIPNPIQHHIQNHIQTSIPNTNLLLENVQTDVQKLMVPLIDQQFHIPTSTPLQLAPIPTQIQSQLQPQISQIPIHNQPQIQIQSQVQPQLPTQSQPKPSSKASLDTSSNAFKKYVNPFAPEATVPLPVELEDQYGPYSSSVWKRNERERCRVRNVNDGYERLRKHLPVHFDEKRISKVDTLRLAIRYIKHLDNLLRSELHQYNCKCFNGFQEESEGNILIDISTFNFNSSNNAM is encoded by the exons atgtcaatttcccaaaacaactttttgaccATGTTCCCTGTAACTTATACATTTGAGAATGGGGTCTACTCGACTATTATCAACCAGAATACTATTCAAACCCCGATTCCAAATCCGATTCAACATCATATTCAAAATCATATTCAAACTTCAATTCCAAATACAAATCTTCTactggaaaatgttcaaaccgATGTACAAAAACTAATGG TACCACTAATCGATCAGCAATTCCACATTCCAACTTCCACCCCACTCCAACTTGCACCAATCCCGACTCAAATTCAATCTCAACTTCAACCACAAATATCTCAAATACCTATTCACAATCAAccacaaattcaaattcaaagccAAGTTCAACCTCAACTTCCCACTCAAAGTCAGCCAAAACCTTCTTCTAAAGCGTCATTGGACACTAGCTCAAACGCCTTTAAGAAATATGTGAACCCATTTGCAcctgaagctacagtacccctgccTGTTGAACTTGAAGATCAATACGGACCATATAG ctcatcaGTTTGGAAACGAAACGAACGTGAGCGATGTCGAGTGAGAAATGTGAATGATGGTTATGAGAGACTGAGAAAACATCTTCCAGTTCATTTTGA TGAAAAGCGAATCTCAAAAGTTGACACTCTCCGGCTTGCAATCCGTTATATCAAACATTTGGATAACTTATTGAGGAGCGAGCTTCATCAGTATAACTGCAAGTGCTTCAATGGATTCCAAGAGGAGTCCGaaggaaatattttaatcgatatttctacgtttaattttaattcgaGTAATAATGCTATGTGA